The Falco rusticolus isolate bFalRus1 chromosome 5, bFalRus1.pri, whole genome shotgun sequence genome has a segment encoding these proteins:
- the DENND2A gene encoding DENN domain-containing protein 2A isoform X3: MMTASKAADVSSKSESSVCKSVERIKLADINNIAAVKKLERPLCGFLSDRCSEGASVTLGLIPEAEPVSSVVKNPLGALENLMLDPRLDCFQQNMLSPKMIISDPSVDLNVKENSKIIRRQIGGTQSIRSPGKIGLRNKSFSIKDKISEWEGKKETQCAPRREEEQGFKEEHKVPCVTEKTSGEALVTRKVETKRLMNWELERKGAGKENERKAGTQKGTGQAAERKGEAQKDEEVESSPGKCKEVKGGKWEVQKENLSVLSQVKKLEQALKDGSAELQPQLPGTYYSPQCLQEKAAQGHTAPEGHESVCGAELNKKLLGLDSEISEPIFGTLEEVRTSHVKSKDCTVENVYTEPGVPEKKPFINPLPKPRRTFKHEGEEDWVPAARNKRNLPPLPSIPPPPLPSSPPPSAVSRRLWSGKHKNNADHRKSYEFEDLLQSSSENGRVDWYAQTKLALTRTLSEENVYEDILGRSFGQDILDPPSKENPYEDIETNSRCLGKKCVLTFPASPTSSVPGTPTKLLSKPIFFRQNSERRSFKLPDIRKLSRDGTGSPSKISPPSTPSSPDDTFFSLGDPQNGKRRRKIPKLVLKINAIYEARRGKKRVKRLSQSTESNSGKVTDENSESDSDTEEKLKAHSQRLVHVKSRLKQTPRYQTLERDLIEYQERQLFEYFVVVSLHKKQAGAAYVPEVTQQFPLKLERSFKFMREAEDQLKAIPQFCFPDAKDWAPIHQFASETFSFVLTGEDGSRRFGYCRRLLPSGKGKRLPEVYCIVSRLGCFNLFSKILDEVEKRRGISPALVQPLMRSVMEAPFPALGRTITVKNFLPGSGTEVIELRRPLDSRLEHVDFESLFTSLSVRHLSRVFASLLLERRVIFIADKLSTLSKCCHATVALLYPFTWQHTYIPVLPPSMIDIVCSPTPFLIGLLSSSLPRLKELPVEEVLVVDLVNNRFLRQRPAL; encoded by the exons GATCAAGCTTGCAGATATAAACAACATAGCAGCTGTGAAGAAATTAGAAAGACCTTTGTGTGGATTCTTGAGTGACAGATGTTCTGAAGGTGCGTCTGTCACCCTGGGCTTAATACCTGAAGCTGAACCAGTTTCTTCTGTGGTGAAGAACCCACTGGGAGCCTTGGAGAACTTGATGCTGGATCCAAGGCTAGACTGCTTTCAGCAGAACATGCTTAGTCCCAAAATGATCATCAGTGACCCGTCTGTGGATCTGaatgttaaagaaaacagtaaaatcatCAGGAGACAGATAGGAGGCACTCAGAGTATACGGTCACCTGGAAAAATTGGCTTGAGGAATAAGTCCTTCAGCATCAAGGACAAAATTTCagagtgggaagggaaaaaggaaacacagtGTGCTCCTCGCagagaggaggagcagggattTAAGGAGGAGCACAAGGTGCCCTGTGTAACTGAGAAGACAAGTGGGGAAGCACTGGTGACTCGGAAAGTGGAGACCAAGAGACTTATGAACTGGGAACTGGAACGCAAAGGAGCAGGCAAAGAGAATGAACGGAAAGCAGGAACTCAGAAAGGCACAGGGCAGGCGGCAGAGCGAAAGGGGGAAGCGCAAAAGGATGAGGAAGTGGAATCCAGCCCTGGAAAATGCAAAGAGGTGAAAGGTGGGAAGTGGGAGGTCCAGAAGGAGAATCTTTCAGTGCTTAGTCAGGTAAAGAAGCTGGAGCAGGCTTTGAAAGatggctcagcagagctgcagccgCAGTTGCCTGGTACTTACTATTCCCCACAGTGCTTGCAGGAGAAGGCGGCACAAGGACACACTGCTCCTGAGGGCCATGAGAGCGTATGTGGGGCTGAGCTCAATAAAAAGCTTCTTGGCTTGGACTCTGAAATCAGTGAGCCGATTTTTGGGACCCTAGAAGAGGTAAGAACTTCTCACGTGAAATCCAAGGACTGCACAGTGGAGAATGTGTACACAGAGCCAGGGGTGCCAGAAAAGAAACCCTTCATCAACCCACTGCCAAAGCCCCGGCGGACTTTCAAACATGAGGGGGAAGAGGACTGGGTGCCAGCAGCTAGGAATAAAAGAAACTTACCCCCTCTGCCATCcatccctccccctcctctaccctcctctcctcccccgTCAGCTGTCAGCAGGAGGCTCTGGAGTGGGAAGCACAAGAACAACGCTGACCACAG GAAGTCATATGAATTTGAAGACTTGCTGCAGTCATCGTCAGAGAATGGCCGGGTGGATTGGTACGCGCAGACCAAGCTGGCCCTCACACGCACTTTATCTGAGGAGAACGTCTATGAAGACATCCTGGGTAGGAGCTTTGGACAGGACATACTGG ATCCACCATCGAAGGAAAACCCTTACGAAGACATTGAGACCAACAGCCgctgtttggggaagaaatgTGTCCTGACCTTCCCAGCATCACCCACCTCTTCTGTACCTGGGACTCCCACTAAG TTGCTTTCCAAGCCCATTTTTTTCCGACAAAACTCAGAGCGGCGGAGTTTCAAACTGCCAGACATTCGAAAACTGAGCCGTGATGGGACTGGGTCACCATCTAAAATCAGCCCTCCCTCGACCCCCAGCAGTCCAGATGACACCTTCTTCTCCTTGGGAGACCCTCAGaatgggaagaggagaaggaagattCCCAAG CTTGTGTTGAAAATCAATGCCATTTATGAGGCACGAAGGGGAAAGAAGCGTGTCAAGAGACTATCACAGTCTACAGAGAGCAATTCAGGGAAAG ttaCAGATGAAAACAGTGAATCAGACAGTGATActgaagagaagctgaaag ctCACAGCCAGCGCCTAGTGCATGTGAAATCTCGCCTGAAGCAAACCCCACGGTACCAAACCTTGGAACGGGACTTGATCGAATATCAAGAGAGGCAGCTGTTTGAGTACTTCGTAGTGGTGTCACTGCACAAGaagcaggctggggctgcctaTGTCCCTGAGGTTACCCAGCAGTTCCCGTTGAAG CTTGAGCGCTCGTTCAAATTCATGCGTGAGGCAGAAGATCAGTTGAAAGCTATTCCCCAGTTTTGCTTCCCTGATGCAAAGGACTGGGCCCCCATCCATCAGTTTGCCAG TGAGACGTTCTCATTTGTCTTGACGGGAGAAGATGGAAGCAGGCGATTCGGATACTGTAGAAGGCTGCTG CCCAGTGGGAAGGGAAAGCGTCTCCCAGAAGTTTACTGCATTGTGAGTCGCCTTGGATGCTTCAACCTCTTCTCTAAG ATCTTGGATGAGGTTGAGAAAAGACGAGGCATTTCTCCAGCCTTGGTGCAGCCTCTCATGAGGAGTGTCATGGAGGCACCTTTCCCAGCTTTGGGCCGGACAATTACAGTCAAGAACTTCTTGCCAGGCTCAGGAACCGAG GTCATCGAGCTGCGGCGGCCTCTCGATTCCAGGCTCGAGCATGTTGATTTTGAGTCGTTGTTCACATCCCTCAGCGTGCGGCATCTGAGCAGAGTCTTTGCCTCCCTGCTTCTGGAAAGGAGGGTCATCTTTATCGCAGACAAGCTTAG CACTCTCTCCAAGTGTTGCCACGCCACGGTGGCCCTGCTGTACCCCTTCACCTGGCAGCACACCTACATCCCCGTGCTGCCCCCTTCCATGATCGACATCGTGTGCTCGCCCACCCCCTTCCTCATCGGCCTgctctccagctccctgccacgCCTGAAGGAGCTGCCGGTGGAGGAG GTCCTCGTCGTTGACCTTGTAAATAACCGGTTTCTGAGACAG AGACCAGCCCTTTGA
- the DENND2A gene encoding DENN domain-containing protein 2A isoform X2 yields the protein MMTASKAADVSSKSESSVCKSVERIKLADINNIAAVKKLERPLCGFLSDRCSEGASVTLGLIPEAEPVSSVVKNPLGALENLMLDPRLDCFQQNMLSPKMIISDPSVDLNVKENSKIIRRQIGGTQSIRSPGKIGLRNKSFSIKDKISEWEGKKETQCAPRREEEQGFKEEHKVPCVTEKTSGEALVTRKVETKRLMNWELERKGAGKENERKAGTQKGTGQAAERKGEAQKDEEVESSPGKCKEVKGGKWEVQKENLSVLSQVKKLEQALKDGSAELQPQLPGTYYSPQCLQEKAAQGHTAPEGHESVCGAELNKKLLGLDSEISEPIFGTLEEVRTSHVKSKDCTVENVYTEPGVPEKKPFINPLPKPRRTFKHEGEEDWVPAARNKRNLPPLPSIPPPPLPSSPPPSAVSRRLWSGKHKNNADHRKSYEFEDLLQSSSENGRVDWYAQTKLALTRTLSEENVYEDILDPPSKENPYEDIETNSRCLGKKCVLTFPASPTSSVPGTPTKLLSKPIFFRQNSERRSFKLPDIRKLSRDGTGSPSKISPPSTPSSPDDTFFSLGDPQNGKRRRKIPKLVLKINAIYEARRGKKRVKRLSQSTESNSGKVTDENSESDSDTEEKLKAHSQRLVHVKSRLKQTPRYQTLERDLIEYQERQLFEYFVVVSLHKKQAGAAYVPEVTQQFPLKLERSFKFMREAEDQLKAIPQFCFPDAKDWAPIHQFASETFSFVLTGEDGSRRFGYCRRLLPSGKGKRLPEVYCIVSRLGCFNLFSKILDEVEKRRGISPALVQPLMRSVMEAPFPALGRTITVKNFLPGSGTEVIELRRPLDSRLEHVDFESLFTSLSVRHLSRVFASLLLERRVIFIADKLSTLSKCCHATVALLYPFTWQHTYIPVLPPSMIDIVCSPTPFLIGLLSSSLPRLKELPVEEVLVVDLVNNRFLRQMEDEDSILPRKLQAALEHILEQRNELASDKEEGPVNGKQETSPLNEVVSEAFVRFFVEIVGHYSLFLTPTEREERTLQREAFRKSVSSKSLRHFLEVFMETQMFGGFIQERELRKQGVRGLFEVRAQEYLETLPSGEQSGVNRFLKGLGSKMKFLHKK from the exons GATCAAGCTTGCAGATATAAACAACATAGCAGCTGTGAAGAAATTAGAAAGACCTTTGTGTGGATTCTTGAGTGACAGATGTTCTGAAGGTGCGTCTGTCACCCTGGGCTTAATACCTGAAGCTGAACCAGTTTCTTCTGTGGTGAAGAACCCACTGGGAGCCTTGGAGAACTTGATGCTGGATCCAAGGCTAGACTGCTTTCAGCAGAACATGCTTAGTCCCAAAATGATCATCAGTGACCCGTCTGTGGATCTGaatgttaaagaaaacagtaaaatcatCAGGAGACAGATAGGAGGCACTCAGAGTATACGGTCACCTGGAAAAATTGGCTTGAGGAATAAGTCCTTCAGCATCAAGGACAAAATTTCagagtgggaagggaaaaaggaaacacagtGTGCTCCTCGCagagaggaggagcagggattTAAGGAGGAGCACAAGGTGCCCTGTGTAACTGAGAAGACAAGTGGGGAAGCACTGGTGACTCGGAAAGTGGAGACCAAGAGACTTATGAACTGGGAACTGGAACGCAAAGGAGCAGGCAAAGAGAATGAACGGAAAGCAGGAACTCAGAAAGGCACAGGGCAGGCGGCAGAGCGAAAGGGGGAAGCGCAAAAGGATGAGGAAGTGGAATCCAGCCCTGGAAAATGCAAAGAGGTGAAAGGTGGGAAGTGGGAGGTCCAGAAGGAGAATCTTTCAGTGCTTAGTCAGGTAAAGAAGCTGGAGCAGGCTTTGAAAGatggctcagcagagctgcagccgCAGTTGCCTGGTACTTACTATTCCCCACAGTGCTTGCAGGAGAAGGCGGCACAAGGACACACTGCTCCTGAGGGCCATGAGAGCGTATGTGGGGCTGAGCTCAATAAAAAGCTTCTTGGCTTGGACTCTGAAATCAGTGAGCCGATTTTTGGGACCCTAGAAGAGGTAAGAACTTCTCACGTGAAATCCAAGGACTGCACAGTGGAGAATGTGTACACAGAGCCAGGGGTGCCAGAAAAGAAACCCTTCATCAACCCACTGCCAAAGCCCCGGCGGACTTTCAAACATGAGGGGGAAGAGGACTGGGTGCCAGCAGCTAGGAATAAAAGAAACTTACCCCCTCTGCCATCcatccctccccctcctctaccctcctctcctcccccgTCAGCTGTCAGCAGGAGGCTCTGGAGTGGGAAGCACAAGAACAACGCTGACCACAG GAAGTCATATGAATTTGAAGACTTGCTGCAGTCATCGTCAGAGAATGGCCGGGTGGATTGGTACGCGCAGACCAAGCTGGCCCTCACACGCACTTTATCTGAGGAGAACGTCTATGAAGACATCCTGG ATCCACCATCGAAGGAAAACCCTTACGAAGACATTGAGACCAACAGCCgctgtttggggaagaaatgTGTCCTGACCTTCCCAGCATCACCCACCTCTTCTGTACCTGGGACTCCCACTAAG TTGCTTTCCAAGCCCATTTTTTTCCGACAAAACTCAGAGCGGCGGAGTTTCAAACTGCCAGACATTCGAAAACTGAGCCGTGATGGGACTGGGTCACCATCTAAAATCAGCCCTCCCTCGACCCCCAGCAGTCCAGATGACACCTTCTTCTCCTTGGGAGACCCTCAGaatgggaagaggagaaggaagattCCCAAG CTTGTGTTGAAAATCAATGCCATTTATGAGGCACGAAGGGGAAAGAAGCGTGTCAAGAGACTATCACAGTCTACAGAGAGCAATTCAGGGAAAG ttaCAGATGAAAACAGTGAATCAGACAGTGATActgaagagaagctgaaag ctCACAGCCAGCGCCTAGTGCATGTGAAATCTCGCCTGAAGCAAACCCCACGGTACCAAACCTTGGAACGGGACTTGATCGAATATCAAGAGAGGCAGCTGTTTGAGTACTTCGTAGTGGTGTCACTGCACAAGaagcaggctggggctgcctaTGTCCCTGAGGTTACCCAGCAGTTCCCGTTGAAG CTTGAGCGCTCGTTCAAATTCATGCGTGAGGCAGAAGATCAGTTGAAAGCTATTCCCCAGTTTTGCTTCCCTGATGCAAAGGACTGGGCCCCCATCCATCAGTTTGCCAG TGAGACGTTCTCATTTGTCTTGACGGGAGAAGATGGAAGCAGGCGATTCGGATACTGTAGAAGGCTGCTG CCCAGTGGGAAGGGAAAGCGTCTCCCAGAAGTTTACTGCATTGTGAGTCGCCTTGGATGCTTCAACCTCTTCTCTAAG ATCTTGGATGAGGTTGAGAAAAGACGAGGCATTTCTCCAGCCTTGGTGCAGCCTCTCATGAGGAGTGTCATGGAGGCACCTTTCCCAGCTTTGGGCCGGACAATTACAGTCAAGAACTTCTTGCCAGGCTCAGGAACCGAG GTCATCGAGCTGCGGCGGCCTCTCGATTCCAGGCTCGAGCATGTTGATTTTGAGTCGTTGTTCACATCCCTCAGCGTGCGGCATCTGAGCAGAGTCTTTGCCTCCCTGCTTCTGGAAAGGAGGGTCATCTTTATCGCAGACAAGCTTAG CACTCTCTCCAAGTGTTGCCACGCCACGGTGGCCCTGCTGTACCCCTTCACCTGGCAGCACACCTACATCCCCGTGCTGCCCCCTTCCATGATCGACATCGTGTGCTCGCCCACCCCCTTCCTCATCGGCCTgctctccagctccctgccacgCCTGAAGGAGCTGCCGGTGGAGGAG GTCCTCGTCGTTGACCTTGTAAATAACCGGTTTCTGAGACAG ATGGAAGATGAGGACTCCATCCTGCCCCGCAAGCTGCAGGCTGCCCTAGAACACATTTTGGAACAGAGGAATGAGCTGGCGAGTGACAAGGAGGAGGGCCCTGTCAATGGCAAGCAGG AGACCAGCCCTTTGAATGAGGTGGTGTCTGAGGCCTTTGTTCGTTTCTTTGTGGAGATTGTGGGCCACTACTCCCTCTTCCTGACCCCCACCGAGCGAGAGGAGCGGACCCTGCAGCGCGAGGCTTTCCGCAAGTCCGTTTCCTCCAAGAGCCTCCGACACTTCCTGGAGGTCTTCATGGAGACACAGATGTTCGGGGGCTTCATTCAGGAGCGGGAGCTGCGGAAGCAGGGAGTCAGAG gacTGTTTGAGGTACGGGCTCAGGAGTACCTGGAAACACTTCCCAGTGGGGAGCAGAGTGGAGTCAATAGGTTCCTGAAAGGCCTAG GTAGCAAAATGAAATTCCTCCACAAAAAGTAA
- the DENND2A gene encoding DENN domain-containing protein 2A isoform X1, which translates to MMTASKAADVSSKSESSVCKSVERIKLADINNIAAVKKLERPLCGFLSDRCSEGASVTLGLIPEAEPVSSVVKNPLGALENLMLDPRLDCFQQNMLSPKMIISDPSVDLNVKENSKIIRRQIGGTQSIRSPGKIGLRNKSFSIKDKISEWEGKKETQCAPRREEEQGFKEEHKVPCVTEKTSGEALVTRKVETKRLMNWELERKGAGKENERKAGTQKGTGQAAERKGEAQKDEEVESSPGKCKEVKGGKWEVQKENLSVLSQVKKLEQALKDGSAELQPQLPGTYYSPQCLQEKAAQGHTAPEGHESVCGAELNKKLLGLDSEISEPIFGTLEEVRTSHVKSKDCTVENVYTEPGVPEKKPFINPLPKPRRTFKHEGEEDWVPAARNKRNLPPLPSIPPPPLPSSPPPSAVSRRLWSGKHKNNADHRKSYEFEDLLQSSSENGRVDWYAQTKLALTRTLSEENVYEDILGRSFGQDILDPPSKENPYEDIETNSRCLGKKCVLTFPASPTSSVPGTPTKLLSKPIFFRQNSERRSFKLPDIRKLSRDGTGSPSKISPPSTPSSPDDTFFSLGDPQNGKRRRKIPKLVLKINAIYEARRGKKRVKRLSQSTESNSGKVTDENSESDSDTEEKLKAHSQRLVHVKSRLKQTPRYQTLERDLIEYQERQLFEYFVVVSLHKKQAGAAYVPEVTQQFPLKLERSFKFMREAEDQLKAIPQFCFPDAKDWAPIHQFASETFSFVLTGEDGSRRFGYCRRLLPSGKGKRLPEVYCIVSRLGCFNLFSKILDEVEKRRGISPALVQPLMRSVMEAPFPALGRTITVKNFLPGSGTEVIELRRPLDSRLEHVDFESLFTSLSVRHLSRVFASLLLERRVIFIADKLSTLSKCCHATVALLYPFTWQHTYIPVLPPSMIDIVCSPTPFLIGLLSSSLPRLKELPVEEVLVVDLVNNRFLRQMEDEDSILPRKLQAALEHILEQRNELASDKEEGPVNGKQETSPLNEVVSEAFVRFFVEIVGHYSLFLTPTEREERTLQREAFRKSVSSKSLRHFLEVFMETQMFGGFIQERELRKQGVRGLFEVRAQEYLETLPSGEQSGVNRFLKGLGSKMKFLHKK; encoded by the exons GATCAAGCTTGCAGATATAAACAACATAGCAGCTGTGAAGAAATTAGAAAGACCTTTGTGTGGATTCTTGAGTGACAGATGTTCTGAAGGTGCGTCTGTCACCCTGGGCTTAATACCTGAAGCTGAACCAGTTTCTTCTGTGGTGAAGAACCCACTGGGAGCCTTGGAGAACTTGATGCTGGATCCAAGGCTAGACTGCTTTCAGCAGAACATGCTTAGTCCCAAAATGATCATCAGTGACCCGTCTGTGGATCTGaatgttaaagaaaacagtaaaatcatCAGGAGACAGATAGGAGGCACTCAGAGTATACGGTCACCTGGAAAAATTGGCTTGAGGAATAAGTCCTTCAGCATCAAGGACAAAATTTCagagtgggaagggaaaaaggaaacacagtGTGCTCCTCGCagagaggaggagcagggattTAAGGAGGAGCACAAGGTGCCCTGTGTAACTGAGAAGACAAGTGGGGAAGCACTGGTGACTCGGAAAGTGGAGACCAAGAGACTTATGAACTGGGAACTGGAACGCAAAGGAGCAGGCAAAGAGAATGAACGGAAAGCAGGAACTCAGAAAGGCACAGGGCAGGCGGCAGAGCGAAAGGGGGAAGCGCAAAAGGATGAGGAAGTGGAATCCAGCCCTGGAAAATGCAAAGAGGTGAAAGGTGGGAAGTGGGAGGTCCAGAAGGAGAATCTTTCAGTGCTTAGTCAGGTAAAGAAGCTGGAGCAGGCTTTGAAAGatggctcagcagagctgcagccgCAGTTGCCTGGTACTTACTATTCCCCACAGTGCTTGCAGGAGAAGGCGGCACAAGGACACACTGCTCCTGAGGGCCATGAGAGCGTATGTGGGGCTGAGCTCAATAAAAAGCTTCTTGGCTTGGACTCTGAAATCAGTGAGCCGATTTTTGGGACCCTAGAAGAGGTAAGAACTTCTCACGTGAAATCCAAGGACTGCACAGTGGAGAATGTGTACACAGAGCCAGGGGTGCCAGAAAAGAAACCCTTCATCAACCCACTGCCAAAGCCCCGGCGGACTTTCAAACATGAGGGGGAAGAGGACTGGGTGCCAGCAGCTAGGAATAAAAGAAACTTACCCCCTCTGCCATCcatccctccccctcctctaccctcctctcctcccccgTCAGCTGTCAGCAGGAGGCTCTGGAGTGGGAAGCACAAGAACAACGCTGACCACAG GAAGTCATATGAATTTGAAGACTTGCTGCAGTCATCGTCAGAGAATGGCCGGGTGGATTGGTACGCGCAGACCAAGCTGGCCCTCACACGCACTTTATCTGAGGAGAACGTCTATGAAGACATCCTGGGTAGGAGCTTTGGACAGGACATACTGG ATCCACCATCGAAGGAAAACCCTTACGAAGACATTGAGACCAACAGCCgctgtttggggaagaaatgTGTCCTGACCTTCCCAGCATCACCCACCTCTTCTGTACCTGGGACTCCCACTAAG TTGCTTTCCAAGCCCATTTTTTTCCGACAAAACTCAGAGCGGCGGAGTTTCAAACTGCCAGACATTCGAAAACTGAGCCGTGATGGGACTGGGTCACCATCTAAAATCAGCCCTCCCTCGACCCCCAGCAGTCCAGATGACACCTTCTTCTCCTTGGGAGACCCTCAGaatgggaagaggagaaggaagattCCCAAG CTTGTGTTGAAAATCAATGCCATTTATGAGGCACGAAGGGGAAAGAAGCGTGTCAAGAGACTATCACAGTCTACAGAGAGCAATTCAGGGAAAG ttaCAGATGAAAACAGTGAATCAGACAGTGATActgaagagaagctgaaag ctCACAGCCAGCGCCTAGTGCATGTGAAATCTCGCCTGAAGCAAACCCCACGGTACCAAACCTTGGAACGGGACTTGATCGAATATCAAGAGAGGCAGCTGTTTGAGTACTTCGTAGTGGTGTCACTGCACAAGaagcaggctggggctgcctaTGTCCCTGAGGTTACCCAGCAGTTCCCGTTGAAG CTTGAGCGCTCGTTCAAATTCATGCGTGAGGCAGAAGATCAGTTGAAAGCTATTCCCCAGTTTTGCTTCCCTGATGCAAAGGACTGGGCCCCCATCCATCAGTTTGCCAG TGAGACGTTCTCATTTGTCTTGACGGGAGAAGATGGAAGCAGGCGATTCGGATACTGTAGAAGGCTGCTG CCCAGTGGGAAGGGAAAGCGTCTCCCAGAAGTTTACTGCATTGTGAGTCGCCTTGGATGCTTCAACCTCTTCTCTAAG ATCTTGGATGAGGTTGAGAAAAGACGAGGCATTTCTCCAGCCTTGGTGCAGCCTCTCATGAGGAGTGTCATGGAGGCACCTTTCCCAGCTTTGGGCCGGACAATTACAGTCAAGAACTTCTTGCCAGGCTCAGGAACCGAG GTCATCGAGCTGCGGCGGCCTCTCGATTCCAGGCTCGAGCATGTTGATTTTGAGTCGTTGTTCACATCCCTCAGCGTGCGGCATCTGAGCAGAGTCTTTGCCTCCCTGCTTCTGGAAAGGAGGGTCATCTTTATCGCAGACAAGCTTAG CACTCTCTCCAAGTGTTGCCACGCCACGGTGGCCCTGCTGTACCCCTTCACCTGGCAGCACACCTACATCCCCGTGCTGCCCCCTTCCATGATCGACATCGTGTGCTCGCCCACCCCCTTCCTCATCGGCCTgctctccagctccctgccacgCCTGAAGGAGCTGCCGGTGGAGGAG GTCCTCGTCGTTGACCTTGTAAATAACCGGTTTCTGAGACAG ATGGAAGATGAGGACTCCATCCTGCCCCGCAAGCTGCAGGCTGCCCTAGAACACATTTTGGAACAGAGGAATGAGCTGGCGAGTGACAAGGAGGAGGGCCCTGTCAATGGCAAGCAGG AGACCAGCCCTTTGAATGAGGTGGTGTCTGAGGCCTTTGTTCGTTTCTTTGTGGAGATTGTGGGCCACTACTCCCTCTTCCTGACCCCCACCGAGCGAGAGGAGCGGACCCTGCAGCGCGAGGCTTTCCGCAAGTCCGTTTCCTCCAAGAGCCTCCGACACTTCCTGGAGGTCTTCATGGAGACACAGATGTTCGGGGGCTTCATTCAGGAGCGGGAGCTGCGGAAGCAGGGAGTCAGAG gacTGTTTGAGGTACGGGCTCAGGAGTACCTGGAAACACTTCCCAGTGGGGAGCAGAGTGGAGTCAATAGGTTCCTGAAAGGCCTAG GTAGCAAAATGAAATTCCTCCACAAAAAGTAA